In Stomoxys calcitrans chromosome 2, idStoCalc2.1, whole genome shotgun sequence, the following proteins share a genomic window:
- the LOC106083120 gene encoding uncharacterized protein LOC106083120, whose protein sequence is MWPLFDLEKQYAQNPSIKREEVQKLHQWLKAQPHMPELLEHEVLLFYHTCDHHMEYTKQVIDNYYTFRTHTEEFFGNLDMDSPQMRIGRQVMAGFPLDKLTDEGYCAIVAKIMDIEPSKYDFVAVLKILFSVQDMWLQGNDLIPGIVFIIDLEGLSFSQLARMSLPQIKKLMYFLQVRRSDCKATVRHTRSDQKITVI, encoded by the exons atgtggcctttattcgATTTGGAGAAACAATATGCCCAGAATCCCAGCATCAAGCGAGAGGAAGTGCAAAAACTTCATCAATGGCTGAAAGCCCAACCTCATATGCCTGAGCTGTTGGAGCATGAGGTCCTGTTGTTCTATCATACCTGTGATCATCACATGGAATACACCAAGCAGGTGATCGATAACTACTACACTTTTCGCACTCATACAGAGGAATTTTTTGGCAACTTGGATATGGATTCACCACAAATGAGGATAGGCCGACAGGTGAT GGCAGGATTTCCTTTGGACAAATTGACAGATGAAGGCTACTGTGCCATTGTTGCTAAGATCATGGACATTGAACCATCAAAGTATGATTTTGTGGCTGTCTTAAAAAT ATTATTTTCCGTTcaagacatgtggctacaaggAAACGATCTCATACCAGGCATTGTGTTTATTATCGACTTAGAAGGATTGTCATTTTCCCAGCTGGCTCGCATGAGCTTACCACAAATTAAGAAGTTGATGTATTTCTTGCAGGTAAGAAGATCAGACTGTAAAGCAACCGTAAGACACACGAGATCTGATcaaaaaataaccgttatttaa